In Deltaproteobacteria bacterium PRO3, one DNA window encodes the following:
- a CDS encoding citramalate synthase, with protein sequence MVSSGKKQVTLYDTTLRDGSQGEEISFTVEDKLRISEKLDELGIDYIEAGWPGSNPKDLEYFQKAPALKLKHARIAAFGATRHPSKTPAKDDNLKALLEAETPVVTIFGKSWDLHVHDALKVGLAQNLELIADSLEFLKKRVGEVIYDAEHFFDGFKANPEYAMKTLQAAREGGADLLVLCDTNGGTLPDEVERIFRQVARMMPGAYGIHCHNDCEVAVANSLAAVRAGAVQIHGTINGFGERCGNANLVSIIPNLQLKMGIEVVPGKGLTRLQEVSHFVNELANLKPNTHQPYVGQSAFAHKGGIHVSAVMKNPKTYEHVAPEAVGNRRRILLSDLAGTSNILQKAREFGLDLDRQDPLVKQLVKDLKELENQGYEFEGAEASFEILMKKAMGRYKPFFRLIGFRVLDEKPTHDDPPHAEATIQVEVDGQQEHTAALGNGPVNALDNALRKALERFFPQIGEVRLLDYKVRVLPSGSGTGSKVRVLIESGDGSSKWGTVGVHENIIQASWMALVDSLEYKLMKDPGLRRKKAPKSRT encoded by the coding sequence ATGGTCTCATCCGGCAAGAAACAAGTCACCCTCTACGACACCACCCTCCGCGACGGCTCGCAGGGCGAGGAGATCTCCTTCACCGTCGAGGACAAGCTGCGCATCTCGGAGAAACTCGACGAGCTGGGGATCGACTACATCGAGGCGGGGTGGCCCGGTTCCAACCCCAAGGATCTGGAGTATTTCCAAAAGGCCCCGGCGCTCAAGCTGAAGCATGCGAGGATAGCCGCCTTTGGCGCCACGCGCCACCCCAGCAAGACGCCCGCGAAGGACGACAACCTCAAGGCCCTGCTCGAGGCCGAGACCCCCGTGGTCACCATCTTCGGAAAGTCCTGGGACCTGCACGTGCACGATGCCCTCAAGGTGGGGCTCGCGCAAAATCTCGAGCTGATCGCCGATTCCCTCGAGTTCCTCAAGAAGCGCGTCGGCGAGGTGATCTACGACGCCGAGCACTTCTTCGACGGCTTCAAGGCCAACCCCGAGTACGCGATGAAAACCCTGCAGGCGGCCCGCGAGGGCGGGGCGGATCTCCTGGTGCTCTGCGACACCAACGGCGGCACCTTGCCCGACGAGGTCGAGCGCATCTTCCGCCAGGTCGCCCGCATGATGCCCGGCGCCTACGGGATCCACTGCCACAACGACTGCGAGGTCGCGGTGGCCAACTCGCTGGCCGCGGTGCGCGCGGGCGCGGTGCAGATCCACGGGACGATCAACGGCTTCGGCGAGCGCTGCGGCAACGCCAACCTCGTTTCGATCATTCCCAACCTGCAGCTGAAAATGGGCATCGAGGTGGTGCCGGGCAAAGGCCTGACGCGCCTCCAAGAGGTCTCGCACTTCGTCAACGAGCTGGCCAACCTCAAACCCAACACCCACCAGCCTTACGTCGGCCAGAGCGCCTTCGCGCACAAGGGCGGCATCCACGTCAGCGCAGTGATGAAGAATCCCAAGACCTACGAGCACGTCGCTCCCGAGGCGGTCGGCAACCGGCGCCGCATCCTGCTGAGCGACCTCGCCGGCACCAGCAATATCCTGCAAAAGGCCCGCGAGTTCGGCCTCGATCTCGACCGGCAGGACCCGCTGGTCAAGCAGCTGGTGAAGGATTTGAAAGAGCTTGAAAACCAGGGTTACGAGTTCGAGGGCGCCGAGGCGAGCTTCGAGATCCTCATGAAGAAGGCGATGGGGCGCTATAAGCCCTTCTTCCGCCTGATCGGCTTCCGCGTCTTGGACGAGAAGCCCACCCATGACGACCCGCCGCACGCCGAGGCCACCATCCAGGTCGAGGTCGACGGGCAGCAAGAGCACACCGCCGCGCTGGGCAACGGTCCGGTCAACGCCCTCGACAACGCCCTGCGCAAGGCGCTGGAGCGCTTCTTCCCGCAGATCGGCGAGGTACGGCTGCTCGACTACAAGGTGCGCGTCCTGCCCAGCGGCAGCGGTACGGGCTCGAAGGTGCGGGTCTTGATCGAGTCCGGCGATGGTTCGTCGAAATGGGGCACGGTCGGGGTCCACGAAAACATCATCCAGGCCAGCTGGATGGCCCTGGTGGATTCCCTGGAATACAAATTGATGAAGGACCCGGGCCTCCGACGGAAAAAGGCCCCAAAATCCCGTACATAA